The following proteins come from a genomic window of Shewanella halifaxensis HAW-EB4:
- a CDS encoding efflux RND transporter permease subunit, which yields MGIARYTIAKRTSVWVLIALILLGGYISYLKLGRFEDPEFVIRQAVINTAYSGATAQEVSDEITDVIEGAVQTLQELKEVKSVSKQGMSEVTVEIKLEFAGSSEELQQVWDKLRRKIADVQRQLPPGAGPSIVNDDFSDVYALFFAVTGEGFTDKQLQDYVDTLRRDLVLVDGVAKTATLAEQQETIFVEISSERLAKFGVSAEKVYQVLQKQNMVTVAGSIETDAMRIAVIPSSGIDSFTDLNNLQIGIGDNNTVLRLGDIANVTRGYKDPASMLIRYNGERAIGFGLSNVTGGNVVDMGDAVKARIAELDSQRPLGMDLNVISMQSDSVRDSVTNFIDNLIAAVVIVFLVLLLFMGVRSGVIIGFVLLLTVAGTLCIMLIDNIAMQRISLGALIIALGMLVDNAIVVTDGILVRMQQNPDEDRETIVSEVVDATKWPLLGGTVVGICAFSAIGLSPSDMGEYAGSLFWVILYSMLLSWVFAVTITPMLCFDFLKVKALKVGQKPGRIVTAYSTILRWVIGHRALSSLMLLGTLATAIWGVQFVPPGFMPESQRAQFVVDVYLPQGSDIKRTEALVANIEQDVKAKEGITNITSFIGGGGLRFMLTYAPEPRNPSYGQLLIDIDDYKKIAPLLGELQSELDAKYPDASVKVWKFMLGRGGGKKIEAGFKGPDSQVLRQLAEEAKVILLNDSNLIAVQDDWRQQVPVLRPVYSAEEAQRYGLTTQEINQAIAQTLTGRNVGVYREGDDLIPIVVRSPQNERNHQRAIENTEVFSHTQGGFIPVSQLVDSVDVVYQDDMLRRIDRMPTILVQADPAPGVLTADAFNKVRSKIEAIELPAGYELIWYGEYKASKDANEGLVISAPYGFAAMILSVIFMFNAIRQPLVIWLTAPLAIIGVSVGLIIFQTPFEFMAILGFLSLIGMMVKNAIVLVDQADVEVREGKSGYDAIINAALSRARPVLLGALTTILGVAPLLIDPFFKSMAVTIMFGLMFATILTLVVIPLFYSIFFRVKLETAQ from the coding sequence ATGGGCATTGCACGATATACTATTGCCAAACGCACCAGTGTCTGGGTATTAATTGCCCTGATATTGCTCGGTGGCTATATCAGTTACTTGAAGCTTGGACGCTTTGAAGACCCTGAGTTTGTTATTCGCCAAGCTGTGATCAACACGGCATACTCTGGCGCTACGGCGCAGGAGGTGTCTGATGAGATCACCGATGTTATTGAAGGCGCGGTACAAACACTACAAGAGCTTAAAGAGGTCAAATCGGTATCCAAACAAGGCATGTCGGAAGTTACCGTTGAGATCAAACTCGAATTTGCTGGCAGCTCGGAAGAGTTACAGCAGGTTTGGGATAAACTGCGGCGCAAGATAGCCGATGTTCAGCGTCAGCTGCCGCCAGGTGCCGGGCCCTCGATCGTCAATGACGATTTTTCTGATGTCTATGCGCTGTTCTTTGCTGTTACGGGTGAAGGTTTTACCGATAAGCAGCTACAAGACTATGTCGATACTTTAAGGCGTGATCTGGTACTGGTCGATGGGGTGGCTAAAACGGCTACATTAGCGGAGCAGCAGGAAACGATATTTGTCGAGATCTCCAGCGAGCGCCTCGCTAAATTTGGTGTATCGGCAGAAAAAGTCTATCAGGTGCTACAGAAGCAGAATATGGTGACGGTGGCGGGTAGCATTGAAACCGATGCCATGCGCATCGCGGTGATCCCAAGCTCTGGTATCGATTCGTTTACCGATTTGAATAATCTGCAAATCGGCATTGGCGATAACAATACCGTGCTGCGCCTAGGCGATATTGCGAATGTGACACGGGGATACAAAGATCCCGCATCTATGCTGATCCGTTACAACGGTGAGCGCGCGATTGGATTTGGACTCTCCAATGTTACAGGCGGTAACGTGGTCGATATGGGCGATGCGGTAAAGGCGCGTATTGCCGAGCTGGACTCTCAGCGCCCCTTAGGCATGGATCTCAATGTTATTTCGATGCAGTCAGACTCTGTCCGTGATTCAGTCACTAACTTTATCGATAACCTTATTGCCGCAGTTGTGATTGTTTTTTTAGTCTTACTGCTGTTTATGGGGGTACGTTCGGGGGTGATCATTGGGTTTGTACTGCTTCTGACTGTGGCGGGTACCCTGTGTATTATGCTAATCGATAATATTGCCATGCAGCGGATCTCACTAGGCGCCTTGATCATTGCACTGGGTATGCTGGTAGATAACGCCATTGTAGTGACCGACGGCATTCTGGTTCGTATGCAGCAAAACCCAGATGAGGATCGTGAGACGATTGTCTCTGAGGTTGTCGATGCGACCAAATGGCCGCTACTTGGCGGCACGGTGGTCGGAATTTGCGCTTTTAGTGCCATTGGTCTGTCACCATCGGATATGGGTGAGTACGCGGGCTCCCTGTTTTGGGTCATCCTCTATTCAATGCTCCTTAGCTGGGTGTTTGCCGTCACTATTACACCAATGCTCTGCTTCGACTTCTTAAAAGTTAAGGCACTCAAGGTGGGCCAAAAGCCGGGCCGAATAGTCACAGCTTACAGCACTATTTTGCGCTGGGTAATAGGCCATCGCGCATTGAGTTCTCTGATGCTTTTGGGCACCTTAGCCACCGCGATATGGGGCGTACAGTTTGTGCCACCAGGCTTTATGCCTGAATCACAACGGGCACAGTTTGTGGTTGATGTTTACCTGCCTCAGGGCTCAGACATCAAACGCACCGAAGCATTAGTGGCCAACATAGAGCAAGACGTCAAAGCAAAAGAAGGGATCACCAATATCACTAGTTTTATTGGTGGCGGTGGTCTGCGCTTTATGCTGACCTATGCACCTGAGCCGCGTAACCCAAGTTATGGGCAGCTGCTTATTGATATTGATGATTATAAGAAAATTGCGCCTCTGCTGGGTGAATTGCAAAGTGAGCTCGATGCTAAATATCCTGATGCATCGGTTAAAGTGTGGAAATTCATGTTGGGCCGCGGCGGCGGAAAGAAAATTGAAGCCGGATTTAAAGGGCCTGACAGCCAAGTGTTGCGTCAATTAGCCGAGGAAGCCAAAGTCATTTTGCTCAATGATAGCAATCTTATTGCGGTGCAAGATGACTGGCGTCAACAAGTGCCTGTGCTGCGACCTGTGTACAGCGCCGAAGAAGCACAACGTTATGGTTTGACGACGCAGGAGATCAACCAAGCGATTGCACAAACGCTGACAGGTCGTAATGTCGGTGTGTATCGTGAGGGGGATGATTTGATCCCAATTGTGGTGCGCTCACCTCAAAACGAGCGAAACCATCAGCGAGCCATTGAAAACACAGAGGTATTTAGTCATACCCAGGGGGGCTTTATCCCTGTCAGCCAGTTGGTGGACTCGGTCGATGTGGTGTATCAAGATGATATGCTACGTCGAATCGACCGTATGCCAACTATCTTGGTGCAAGCCGATCCCGCGCCAGGCGTGCTCACCGCTGATGCGTTTAACAAGGTTCGCTCTAAAATAGAAGCAATCGAGTTGCCTGCAGGTTATGAGCTTATCTGGTATGGCGAATACAAGGCATCGAAAGACGCTAACGAAGGGTTGGTTATTTCTGCGCCTTATGGATTTGCGGCGATGATCTTGTCGGTGATCTTTATGTTCAACGCTATCCGTCAGCCATTGGTTATCTGGTTAACGGCGCCACTGGCCATTATCGGCGTCAGTGTGGGCTTGATTATCTTCCAGACTCCGTTTGAGTTTATGGCTATCTTAGGTTTCTTAAGCCTTATCGGTATGATGGTGAAAAATGCTATCGTGTTAGTGGATCAGGCTGATGTTGAGGTAAGGGAGGGCAAGTCTGGTTATGATGCCATTATTAATGCCGCGCTTAGCCGCGCTCGCCCTGTACTGCTGGGTGCATTGACGACAATACTGGGTGTTGCACCGCTCTTGATCGATCCTTTTTTCAAGAGCATGGCTGTTACCATCATGTTTGGTTTGATGTTTGCGACCATCTTAACCCTGGTCGTTATCCCACTGTTCTACTCTATCTTCTTCCGTGTGAAGCTTGAGACAGCGCAGTAG
- a CDS encoding VIT domain-containing protein, which yields MNDEIGLKTSSGEDVALKAVNVKAVLNGVLSQVNIEQTYINAENTNIEAVYTFPLPLDAVLLELVVEINGETLTGQVKPRAIAETQYEEAITEGDTAVLLTKIKDGLYCVNLGNLLAGESAIIKFKYAQIHQWQGDSLRFYLPTTLAPRYGNPIDYRLEPHQVPEHKLLAPYALNFELTIQGQLASAALNSPTHAITKHYDNESLKVSLNNQTAAMDRDLIVEFTQPKYYAGEGLWSKDDDKVVALTSFYPQIDLPQTTSSRCIKMVVDCSGSMLGDSITQAGIALKQILKLLNEDDWFNIILFGSHHKSLFSESVKANRANLDIAAKELANLNADLGGTEMLSALNAAYDSAAPAELASNILLITDGEIWGEEQLICKAQESNHRHFVVGVGSAVSEAFLKQLADKTGGASEFVTPNENMSSRIVQHFCRIKQSKLTQSDIRFGEESNNDKTLSQSLSQQTTIFAGDTVNSFAQLEQLTTKQATLSFAYNRASNTEQGESDKQSQSYKQSIELQEYTDSLNTLARLAAYARLPSLPKQQAIEQALKYQLITDDTHCILVKTNHNQVDLGLPEMRTVPHQIPAGYMGMGSVICEGDIVFCASEPVPQMHRERDYLDIPSFLRCEAAIYSTSDNSSDTTAESTESIKESLKESMPTSTGVADKLNAEFTPSNHMGLSEFDIFDLEEMGEDEAILNILTQLEQLGFDEIELVAAWLSLYNEFNPSKPLSRHVTRLARMLVKELDIKALLIQTVREAVQAELTA from the coding sequence ATGAACGATGAGATAGGTTTAAAAACATCCTCAGGCGAAGATGTTGCTTTAAAGGCGGTTAATGTTAAGGCTGTACTCAATGGCGTGTTATCACAAGTAAACATAGAACAGACCTATATTAATGCCGAAAACACCAATATAGAGGCGGTTTATACTTTCCCGCTGCCGTTAGATGCGGTGTTATTAGAGCTGGTTGTAGAGATAAACGGCGAGACACTCACAGGCCAAGTTAAACCAAGAGCGATTGCAGAAACGCAGTATGAAGAGGCTATCACAGAGGGTGACACCGCTGTATTACTAACAAAAATTAAAGACGGTTTATATTGCGTCAATTTGGGTAACTTGCTTGCGGGCGAGAGTGCAATAATCAAATTCAAATATGCGCAGATCCATCAGTGGCAGGGAGATTCATTACGATTCTATCTACCAACCACCCTAGCCCCTCGATACGGCAACCCGATAGATTACAGATTAGAGCCACATCAAGTACCGGAGCATAAGTTATTAGCCCCTTATGCTCTGAACTTTGAGTTAACCATTCAGGGACAACTCGCTAGCGCAGCATTAAATAGTCCGACTCATGCAATAACCAAGCACTATGACAATGAGTCTTTAAAAGTCAGCCTCAACAATCAAACCGCCGCAATGGATCGTGACTTAATCGTCGAGTTCACCCAGCCAAAGTACTATGCAGGTGAAGGACTGTGGAGCAAAGATGACGATAAGGTTGTTGCGCTGACCTCGTTCTACCCTCAAATCGACTTGCCACAGACTACCAGCTCACGCTGTATAAAAATGGTTGTCGATTGCTCAGGCTCTATGTTGGGTGACTCAATCACACAGGCCGGCATAGCACTAAAGCAGATCCTTAAGCTATTAAACGAAGATGATTGGTTTAACATCATACTGTTTGGTAGTCATCATAAGAGTTTGTTCTCTGAGTCTGTAAAAGCAAATAGAGCTAATCTCGACATTGCAGCCAAAGAACTTGCTAACTTAAACGCTGATTTAGGTGGCACCGAGATGTTAAGTGCGCTGAACGCTGCGTATGACTCAGCTGCTCCAGCGGAGCTTGCATCTAACATACTGTTGATCACCGACGGTGAGATTTGGGGAGAAGAGCAACTGATCTGCAAAGCACAGGAATCTAATCATCGTCACTTTGTCGTTGGAGTCGGCAGCGCTGTAAGTGAAGCTTTTTTAAAACAGCTAGCTGATAAAACCGGTGGGGCCAGCGAGTTTGTCACGCCCAATGAAAATATGAGCAGTAGAATTGTGCAGCACTTCTGCCGCATTAAACAGTCTAAATTGACCCAGAGTGATATTCGCTTTGGTGAAGAATCGAATAACGACAAAACCCTGTCACAATCGTTAAGCCAACAAACGACGATATTTGCAGGAGATACAGTAAACAGTTTCGCGCAATTAGAGCAGCTTACAACTAAGCAAGCGACATTATCTTTTGCGTATAATCGCGCTTCAAACACTGAGCAAGGCGAGAGCGACAAGCAAAGCCAAAGCTACAAGCAAAGTATAGAATTACAGGAATATACCGATAGCCTTAACACGTTAGCACGACTAGCCGCTTACGCCAGACTCCCATCACTCCCCAAGCAGCAAGCCATCGAACAGGCCTTAAAATATCAGCTTATTACCGATGATACCCACTGTATCTTGGTGAAGACTAACCATAACCAAGTCGATCTGGGCTTGCCTGAAATGCGCACCGTTCCCCATCAAATACCAGCAGGTTATATGGGTATGGGCAGCGTGATTTGTGAAGGCGATATAGTGTTTTGCGCTAGCGAGCCGGTACCTCAAATGCACCGTGAGCGTGACTATCTCGACATTCCGTCATTTTTAAGGTGTGAAGCTGCTATTTACAGTACTAGTGACAATAGTAGTGACACGACTGCAGAATCTACGGAATCTATTAAAGAATCGCTTAAAGAGTCAATGCCGACCAGCACCGGTGTTGCAGACAAATTAAATGCAGAGTTCACACCCAGTAATCATATGGGGCTCAGCGAGTTCGATATTTTTGATCTTGAAGAGATGGGGGAAGATGAGGCCATTCTCAATATCCTCACGCAGCTTGAACAACTCGGCTTTGATGAAATCGAGCTGGTAGCAGCTTGGTTGAGTCTCTATAACGAATTTAACCCAAGCAAGCCGTTATCCAGGCATGTTACACGGCTTGCAAGAATGCTAGTGAAGGAACTCGACATCAAAGCGCTGCTGATCCAAACCGTTAGAGAAGCGGTACAAGCAGAGCTTACGGCGTAA
- a CDS encoding MerR family transcriptional regulator, whose amino-acid sequence MKKLTQYSLNELCQLVELTPRTVRFYVQKTLLQPPEGSGRGAHYTQQHVERLLEIRKWQDAGLSLDRIKELLFDNDEKKILPPLKRLQPGDIEVCSHVHIDEGISLTLNPMKAGLTPEQAKQLTQEVISLYQQLKLSCKE is encoded by the coding sequence ATGAAAAAATTAACCCAATATTCTTTAAATGAACTCTGCCAACTGGTTGAGCTAACACCTCGAACCGTTCGATTCTACGTTCAGAAAACCTTGCTTCAGCCCCCAGAAGGTTCTGGAAGAGGCGCGCACTACACTCAGCAACACGTTGAGCGTTTGCTTGAGATCCGAAAATGGCAGGATGCAGGCTTATCGCTGGATCGCATTAAAGAACTGCTGTTCGACAACGATGAAAAAAAGATACTCCCTCCCCTTAAACGTTTACAACCCGGCGATATAGAAGTCTGTAGCCATGTGCATATTGATGAAGGCATATCGTTAACCCTCAATCCAATGAAAGCGGGCCTCACGCCTGAACAAGCAAAACAACTAACACAAGAAGTTATCTCTTTATATCAGCAACTAAAACTAAGTTGTAAGGAATAA
- a CDS encoding S8 family serine peptidase: MRKTTKTLIALSIGLSFAAQAADQRYIIQVDEGHKGLVKALAKKVGGELKVDGNGFIAATFAGKDLSTVKGLLNNPHVTLVEEDQRRLPLALYNDDIGDPSVTQLTPYAVYQSQANQLTFNPSAGMKVCVIDSGLDRSNPDFEWSSITGDNDIGTGNWDENGGPHGTHVAGTIGAADNDIGVVGMAPGVEMHIIKVFNAQGWGYSSDLAHAANLCNAAGANIISMSLGGGGANSTEENAFKTFSSSGGLVVAAAGNDGNNVRSYPAGYTSVMMVGANDADNNIAAFSQFPACSTFSTGRGKKNKTEIIDGSCVEITAGGVSTLSTYPQDMATNSNLDADGQTIASSAMENSGLVTAEPYFMGIAESIDASANGKICLIDRGTISFHDKVKNCEASGGLGAVIVNNVDGMLYGTLGDANITSIPALGTTLADRGVLHAATQMTVKIAASDYGFMSGTSMATPAISGLAALLWSNHSGCTGNDIREALKASAYDAGESGRDNYFGYGIAKAADASAYLDSMGCNTTAPVEQIELSATTSFSKGKDRVSLTWSGASTGRVDVYRNGLIQTTTSNDGSHIDTLRNAYGMYTYSVCDAGTNHCSSNVSVTF, from the coding sequence ATGAGAAAAACAACTAAAACTCTTATCGCCTTGAGCATAGGGTTATCATTTGCAGCTCAGGCCGCGGATCAACGCTATATCATCCAAGTCGATGAAGGTCACAAGGGATTAGTCAAAGCCTTAGCAAAAAAAGTGGGCGGCGAGCTTAAAGTTGACGGCAACGGATTTATTGCAGCAACATTTGCAGGAAAAGATCTTAGCACTGTTAAAGGACTCCTCAATAACCCGCATGTGACACTTGTAGAAGAAGATCAACGCCGCTTACCACTCGCGTTATATAACGATGACATTGGCGATCCTTCCGTCACACAGCTAACACCTTATGCCGTTTACCAGTCGCAAGCTAACCAGCTGACATTTAATCCCAGTGCGGGTATGAAAGTTTGTGTGATTGACTCGGGACTCGATCGCTCTAATCCCGATTTTGAATGGTCATCAATTACCGGTGACAATGACATTGGCACCGGAAACTGGGATGAAAATGGTGGACCTCATGGTACCCATGTAGCCGGAACCATTGGCGCAGCAGACAATGACATTGGTGTGGTTGGCATGGCACCAGGTGTCGAAATGCATATTATCAAGGTCTTCAATGCACAGGGCTGGGGCTACTCATCAGACTTGGCACACGCAGCTAATCTTTGTAACGCAGCCGGTGCAAATATCATCAGCATGAGTCTAGGTGGTGGCGGTGCCAATAGCACCGAAGAAAATGCCTTTAAAACCTTTAGCTCTTCAGGTGGCCTTGTAGTGGCCGCAGCAGGTAATGACGGTAATAATGTACGTTCATACCCAGCAGGCTACACCTCGGTGATGATGGTGGGTGCAAATGATGCAGACAATAATATTGCTGCATTTTCACAATTCCCAGCCTGCTCAACCTTTTCTACCGGGCGTGGCAAGAAAAATAAAACTGAGATTATCGATGGTAGTTGCGTTGAGATCACCGCTGGTGGTGTCAGCACGCTATCAACCTATCCTCAAGACATGGCGACCAATTCCAATCTTGATGCGGACGGGCAAACCATCGCCTCTTCGGCAATGGAAAACTCCGGGCTAGTAACAGCCGAACCCTACTTTATGGGGATAGCCGAATCAATTGATGCGAGCGCCAATGGCAAAATTTGTCTGATTGATCGAGGTACTATCTCTTTTCACGATAAGGTTAAAAACTGTGAAGCCTCAGGTGGTTTAGGTGCTGTTATCGTAAACAATGTCGATGGCATGTTATATGGCACTCTTGGTGATGCCAATATCACCTCTATTCCAGCGCTAGGTACCACACTCGCCGATCGCGGCGTCTTACATGCTGCAACACAAATGACGGTGAAAATTGCCGCCAGCGACTACGGATTCATGAGCGGAACCTCAATGGCAACACCAGCTATCTCTGGATTGGCTGCGCTTTTATGGTCAAACCATAGTGGCTGTACAGGTAATGATATTCGTGAAGCACTAAAAGCCTCAGCATACGATGCTGGTGAGTCGGGCCGCGATAATTACTTTGGTTACGGTATTGCCAAAGCCGCCGATGCCAGTGCTTACCTCGACAGTATGGGTTGTAATACGACCGCGCCAGTAGAACAGATTGAGCTTAGCGCTACAACATCATTCTCGAAAGGCAAAGACAGGGTAAGCTTAACATGGTCTGGTGCCAGCACCGGACGCGTCGATGTTTATCGTAATGGTCTTATTCAAACCACAACCAGCAATGATGGCAGCCACATAGACACATTAAGAAATGCTTATGGCATGTACACTTATAGTGTTTGTGATGCGGGTACAAATCACTGCTCTAGCAATGTGAGTGTCACGTTTTAA
- a CDS encoding response regulator — MSEKITIILVDDHILVRAGIRSLLESIANVEVIKESGDGIEALSLLRTHQPTLLILDISLPGLNGLEVARSVTKMKTKTKILMLSMHSDVEYVAKALTIGSHGYLMKESAVEELETAISTLINDKQYIGKNIDLEMVDKLRGDSNQESDLIKLLTSRQRQILQLIAEGYSTREIAERMSVSIKTVETHRAHIMSRLNIFDIAGLVRFAIRCKLICLNEAPIS, encoded by the coding sequence ATGTCTGAAAAAATTACAATTATACTCGTCGACGATCATATATTAGTCCGAGCAGGGATCCGGTCCTTATTGGAGTCCATAGCCAATGTTGAGGTCATTAAAGAATCGGGAGATGGTATTGAAGCTCTGTCATTACTGCGAACTCACCAACCGACGCTGTTAATTTTAGATATCTCTTTGCCCGGATTAAATGGACTCGAGGTTGCACGTAGCGTCACCAAGATGAAGACCAAGACAAAAATTTTAATGCTCTCTATGCATAGTGACGTTGAATACGTTGCAAAAGCGCTCACCATAGGAAGCCATGGTTACCTAATGAAAGAATCCGCTGTGGAAGAATTAGAAACCGCTATTTCGACACTGATTAACGACAAACAATATATCGGTAAAAATATTGATCTGGAAATGGTCGACAAACTTAGAGGCGATAGCAATCAAGAGAGTGACTTAATAAAACTGCTGACTAGCCGTCAGCGACAGATCCTACAACTGATTGCCGAAGGTTACTCAACAAGAGAAATAGCCGAACGCATGAGTGTCAGCATTAAGACGGTTGAAACCCATCGCGCCCATATTATGTCCCGCCTTAATATATTTGATATTGCCGGGCTCGTACGGTTCGCCATTCGCTGCAAACTTATTTGCTTGAATGAGGCTCCCATCAGTTGA